A single genomic interval of Prunus dulcis chromosome 5, ALMONDv2, whole genome shotgun sequence harbors:
- the LOC117628009 gene encoding uncharacterized protein LOC117628009 → MADFSYLSDTDESAVEELISQAQELCVLEQVSAINCSGFTDSELPTELECRFRKLKSFPVTKHKNTAPVSGSARRSSIEGKAEPVSDEDSEIFSPSKQNPDEKMGSDPKSVSGSVSSPLNPSEFSVRKGKKGSKVKPKHGSVSSPSNSSNSSPESAIFSPSKQNPDNKRRPKPKSKSRSISSPFDSCNSLMDSPSPPRKSGCFWCSPKTKRASHTKSKENGASEFRVGLNFIDNDELLTDLGRFSKKEQTRKLKKALKEEEKVCKEAEKIVKWAKQASARMTVTGIEDELSDD, encoded by the coding sequence ATGGCGGATTTCTCCTACCTCTCTGATACCGACGAATCAGCTGTAGAAGAACTTATATCTCAAGCACAAGAGCTCTGTGTTCTTGAGCAAGTTTCTGCCATCAACTGCTCTGGTTTCACCGATTCTGAACTCCCCACAGAGCTCGAATGCCGCTTTCGGAAACTCAAATCGTTCCCAGTCACTAAGCACAAAAACACAGCTCCAGTAAGTGGTTCAGCTCGCCGCAGCTCGATTGAAGGTAAGGCAGAGCCAGTTTCAGATGAAGACTCTGAGATTTTCTCACCGTCTAAACAGAACCCAGATGAGAAAATGGGTTCCGATCCCAAATCAGTATCTGGGTCTGTCTCATCTCCTTTGAATCCCTCGGAATTTTCAGTaagaaaggggaaaaaaggTTCAAAGGTGAAACCGAAACATGGGTCAgtttcatctccttcgaatTCTTCGAACTCCTCTCCGGAAAGCGCAATTTTCTCACCATCCAAACAGAACCCAGATAATAAGCGCCGTCCGaaacccaaatcaaaatctcgatcaatttcttctccatttgaTTCTTGTAACTCTTTGATGGATTCCCCATCGCCGCCAAGAAAATCGGGTTGCTTCTGGTGTTCCCCAAAGACAAAGAGGGCTTCTCACACAAAGAGTAAAGAAAACGGGGCAAGTGAATTTCGGGTTGGTCTGAATTTCATCGACAACGACGAGCTTTTAACGGATCTGGGAAGGTTTTCAAAGAAGGAGCAAACGAGGAAGCTGAAGAAGGCAttgaaggaggaagagaaggttTGCAAAGAGGCTGAGAAAATTGTGAAGTGGGCTAAGCAGGCGTCTGCTAGGATGACTGTGACTGGCATTGAAGACGAACTTAGTGATGATTAG
- the LOC117627514 gene encoding aspartic proteinase CDR1-like, whose protein sequence is MALAAAPTSTKLYFPLALLACFILLAQASSHGFTADLIHRDSPLSPLYNSSMSHLDRLHNAFRRSVTRVHHFIKPTMTSLSSSLAAPNIQSIIIPSAGEYLMNVSIGTPPVEVLGIADTGSDLIWTQCKPCKQCFNQNPTLFDPKKSSTYHSIPCQSSSCTYLEEAACGTLINGDHDTCEYSYRYGDRSFTRGTLALETLTFGSASGRPTLLPKVVFGCGHENGGTFDESGSGLIGLGGGPLSLVSQLMKLTNGGKFSYCLLPTANTAASKISFGSAGIVSGSGAVSTPLVAKNPDTFYYLTLEAISVGEKRLAYKTKSPDCEEAAVAANEGNIIIDSGTTLTLLPPGFHDDLVSALETAINAERVSDPRGILSLCFKSKSDDIGVPVITAHFSGGADVKLQALNTFARMDDDMICFTMIPSSDVAIFGNLAQMNFLVGYDLEERSVSFKPTDCTKH, encoded by the coding sequence ATGGCATTGGCAGCTGCTCCTACTTCCACTAAGTTATATTTTCCACTTGCCCTACTTGCATGTTTCATTTTGCTCGCACAAGCCAGCAGCCATGGCTTCACTGCTGATCTCATCCACCGTGactcccctctctctcctttgtaCAATTCCTCCATGTCCCACCTTGATCGCCTCCACAACGCTTTCCGTCGATCCGTGACACGTGTCCATCACTTTATAAAGCCAACAATGACTTCCCTCTCATCTTCTTTGGCCGCCCCAAATATCCAATCCATTATAATCCCAAGCGCGGGCGAATATCTCATGAACGTTTCGATTGGAACGCCGCCAGTAGAAGTCCTGGGAATAGCTGACACCGGCAGCGATCTCATTTGGACACAATGCAAGCCATGCAAGCAGTGTTTCAACCAAAACCCGACTCTCTTTGATCCTAAAAAATCCTCCACGTACCACTCAATCCCATGCCAGTCCAGTTCCTGCACTTATCTCGAAGAAGCCGCCTGTGGCACCCTAATTAACGGCGATCACGACACGTGTGAGTACAGCTATCGATACGGAGACCGTTCGTTCACTAGAGGGACTCTAGCTCTTGAGACCCTAACCTTTGGATCTGCCTCCGGCCGCCCAACTTTACTTCCAAAAGTTGTGTTCGGCTGTGGACATGAAAATGGTGGCACATTTGACGAGTCCGGGTCTGGCTTGATTGGCCTCGGAGGCGGCCCCCTTTCCCTCGTTTCTCAGCTCATGAAATTGACCAACGGAGGGAAATTTTCATATTGCTTGTTGCCCACAGCCAACACTGCAGCAAGCAAGATAAGTTTTGGCAGTGCAGGCATTGTCTCGGGTAGCGGCGCTGTTTCAACTCCTTTAGTTGCCAAAAATCCTGACACTTTCTACTACCTCACACTTGAGGCCATTAGTGTTGGAGAGAAGAGGTTGGCCTACAAAACAAAGTCACCAGATTGCGAGGAAGCTGCCGTCGCTGCCAATGAGGGCAATATTATCATCGACTCTGGAACTACATTGACTCTCCTTCCACCTGGATTTCATGACGATTTGGTGTCGGCGTTGGAGACCGCAATCAACGCCGAGCGGGTTAGTGACCCCAGGGGGATCCTGAGCCTTTGTTTTAAAAGCAAAAGTGATGATATTGGTGTTCCTGTTATAACTGCCCATTTTAGTGGAGGTGCTGATGTGAAGTTGCAGGCGTTGAACACATTTGCTAGAATGGATGATGATATGATTTGCTTCACAATGATACCATCTAGTGATGTGGCCATATTTGGGAACTTGGCTCAGATGAACTTCCTGGTGGGTTATGACCTTGAGGAAAGAAGTGTGTCCTTCAAGCCAACTGATTGCACCAAGCATTGA